A region from the Palaemon carinicauda isolate YSFRI2023 chromosome 9, ASM3689809v2, whole genome shotgun sequence genome encodes:
- the LOC137647065 gene encoding probable G-protein coupled receptor 45 — MEYFDGNFSNDTWQENMGTGEQVFLSLVGTMMAIVGGLGNAVVVILVFCSPAMRSAINLLLATLALTDTMVTLLILPLDIVTLIGREWLLPVSLCYVHEFLLNVMHLQGVVILTIICIDRYIITVYRQDRLTPSTACWVIAGSWLLSACLALPPMVGLGSHVSPPLPSGVTHCIWKPSTPPSPGHLLYGCAMFTFVFLFPVITICACSGSVLRKFRKMTAKVHNNKEDATLDYNGIVDCPQEKQEHKSASSRRILVPLNLRYKTQTFTTISLLFLVSVVFRSPLHLAQLVSLFTEDDTNYHRAYIWLLWWAYLQSAVNPVIYTIRIKTIREELFEYFPCLLHLVPGPTSRGYRRSDLKAIYMIHEPRPHVSN, encoded by the coding sequence ATGGAATACTTTGATGGCAACTTCTCCAACGACACTTGGCAAGAAAACATGGGGACGGGAGAGCAAGTCTTCCTAAGCCTAGTTGGTACCATGATGGCCATAGTCGGTGGTTTGGGCAACGCGGTTGTAGTGATCCTCGTCTTCTGCTCCCCCGCCATGAGATCAGCTATCAATCTTCTCTTGGCAACGCTTGCCCTCACTGATACGATGGTGACGTTGCTGATATTGCCCTTGGATATCGTCACCCTCATTGGACGAGAGTGGCTGCTTCCAGTGTCACTCTGCTACGTCCACGAATTCTTGCTCAACGTCATGCACCTTCAAGGGGTGGTCATTTTAACCATCATTTGCATTGATCGCTACATCATCACTGTGTATCGACAAGATCGCCTGACACCTTCTACTGCCTGTTGGGTCATAGCTGGGTCATGGTTGTTAAGTGCTTGTTTGGCTTTGCCTCCAATGGTTGGACTCGGTTCCCATGTTTCTCCACCTTTACCTTCAGGCGTGACTCACTGCATCTGGAAGCCCTCAACGCCCCCATCTCCAGGCCATCTGCTTTATGGCTGTGCAATGTTTACATTTGTATTCCTGTTTCCTGTCATTACTATATGTGCATGTTCCGGCAGTGTTCTTCGGAAATTCCGTAAGATGACGGCGAAAGTTCATAACAACAAGGAAGACGCAACGTTAGACTACAACGGGATAGTGGATTGCCCACAAGAGAAACAAGAGCACAAGTCGGCTTCGTCTCGCCGGATACTCGTCCCTCTGAATCTCCGTTACAAAACCCAGACCTTCACAACCATATCGTTGCTTTTTCTGGTGTCCGTGGTCTTTCGCTCTCCTCTGCATCTGGCACAGCTAGTGAGCTTGTTTACCGAAGATGATACAAATTATCACAGGGCTTATATCTGGCTGTTGTGGTGGGCTTACTTGCAGTCGGCTGTGAATCCTGTCATCTACACAATTCGGATCAAGACCATAAGAGAGGAATTGTTCGAGTACTTCCCTTGCTTACTCCACTTAGTACCGGGTCCTACAAGCCGTGGCTACAGGCGTTCCGATCTAAAGGCAATCTATATGATACATGAACCGCGGCCTCATGTATCAAATTGA